A portion of the Juglans microcarpa x Juglans regia isolate MS1-56 chromosome 1D, Jm3101_v1.0, whole genome shotgun sequence genome contains these proteins:
- the LOC121262369 gene encoding LOW QUALITY PROTEIN: phosphatidyl-N-methylethanolamine N-methyltransferase (The sequence of the model RefSeq protein was modified relative to this genomic sequence to represent the inferred CDS: inserted 1 base in 1 codon): MGMVAAVGVLVPFPFYYWLWTKPQSWVDLCGKGRDPSKVMAHVSHLLKLVQLVSLFSVSSLSWPPPFYFWPXLAFGQFLNFRVYQLLGESGTYYGVRFGKNIPWVTEFPFGYIKDPQYVGSLMSLLACISLVPFQYILLWSLGYIFMIHLESKEDLSTRAKIIS, from the exons ATGGGGATGGTGGCAGCGGTAGGGGTTTTGGTGCCGTTCCCATTTTACTACTGGCTATGGACGAAGCCACAGTCATGGGTGGACCTGTGTGGGAAGGGTCGGGATCCATCGAAAGTGATGGCCCACGTCTCGCATCTCCTGAAGCTGGTTCAGTTGGTGTCACTCTTCTCCGTGTCATCACTCTCTTGGCCTCCCCCTTTCTACTTCTGGC TCCTTGCCTTTGGCCAGTTCCTCAACTTCAG GGTGTATCAGTTGCTTGGGGAATCTGGCACTTACTATGGAGTTCGCTTTGGAAAGAACATTCCCTGGGTGACCGAATTCCCTTTTGGGTATATCAAAGATCCTCAGTATGTAGGAAGCCTTATGAGTCTTCTCGCATGTATTTCTTTGGTGCCCTTTCAGTACATTCTCCTCTGGTCACTGGGCTATATCTTCATGATTCATCTGGAATCGAAGGAAGATTTATCGACTCGTGCAAAGATAATCTCGTGA
- the LOC121262360 gene encoding probable WRKY transcription factor 40 has product MDYSSWTSTRLDLNSNPTGHVLDEASNKEVESNFIDFERKLSVKHEETGALMEEMNRVSAENKKLTEMLTVMCENYNALRSQLTDYMSKNVLEKEPSPTRKRKSESSNNVTGIHGNSESSSTDEESCKKPREEAIKAKISRVYVRTEASDTSLTVKDGYHWRKYGQKVTRDNPCPRAYFKCSFAPSCPVKKKVQRSVEDQSVLVATYEGEHNHPHSSQLEATTGSSRCVTLGSHPGSASLSLSGPTVALGLAKSRSSSIDTKQSKPRIDSPEVRKFLVEQMASSLTKDPNFTAALAAAISGRILPQNPTGKW; this is encoded by the exons ATGGATTATTCTTCATGGACAAGTACACGTTTGGATCTTAATTCTAATCCTACAGGCCATGTTCTTGACGAGGCTTCG AACAAAGAGGTGGAAAGCAATTTTATAGACTTTGAAAGGAAGCTTTCAGTAAAACATGAAGAG ACTGGTGCTTTAATGGAGGAAATGAACCGTGTGAGCGCGGAAAACAAGAAGCTAACCGAAATGTTGACGGTGATGTGCGAGAACTACAATGCTTTGCGAAGCCAATTGACGGATTATATGAGCAAGAACGTCCTCGAAAAGGAGCCCAGCCCAACAAGGAAAAGAAAGTCCGAAAGCAGCAATAATGTCACCGGAATTCATGGAAATTCCGAGAGCAGCTCAACTGACGAGGAATCGTGCAAGAAACCCAGAGAGGAAGCCATCAAGGCAAAAATATCAAGGGTTTATGTCAGGACTGAAGCATCCGATACAAGCCTT ACTGTAAAGGACGGATATCATTGGAGGAAATATGGACAGAAGGTCACCAGAGACAATCCCTGTCCTAGAGCTTACTTCAAATGCTCATTTGCTCCAAGCTGCCCTGTTAAGAAGAAG GTACAAAGAAGCGTGGAAGACCAATCTGTTTTGGTTGCAACATATGAAGGCGAGCACAACCATCCCCATTCTTCTCAACTCGAGGCAACAACAGGCTCGTCTCGCTGCGTGACCCTTGGTTCGCATCCCGGCTCAGCCTCTCTCAGCTTGTCTGGACCAACCGTGGCTCTTGGCTTGGCAAAATCCAGGTCCAGTAGTATTGAtacaaagcaatcaaaaccCAGAATTGATTCGCCGGAAGTCAGAAAATTCTTGGTGGAACAGATGGCTTCTTCCTTGACCAAAGATCCCAATTTCACAGCAGCACTTGCCGCGGCCATTTCGGGGAGAATTTTACCCCAGAATCCAACGGGAAAATGGTGA
- the LOC121262377 gene encoding probable N-acetyltransferase HLS1, translated as MSVKIASEFLPELPLTAVGNLVAVREYEGRDKVAVEVLERQCEVGQQEQGKASLVTDLMGDPLCRARNLPLHIMLVAEYGEAEIVGVIRGCVKTVTRENSVYVKLAYIMGLRVSPTHRKLGIGTKLVRKLEEWCKLNGAEYAYMATDCTNEASINLFTKKCAYMKFRTPTMLVQPVHAHKKAIESGHAIVKLTQQVAESIYRAIFANSEFFPRDIDNILRNKLNLGTFMALPKKFLPKWDPKTGSLPPSFAILSVWNTKEVFKLQVKGVSALTYLCCMGTRLLDACMPWLKLPSFPDVFRQFGVYFLYGLHMRGQYASRLMKSLCAFAHNMARDDVGCGAVVAEVGQRDPVREAIPHWKRFSWAEDMWCIKKLVDAKQDASDHEKCEPSDNWIKSQSSSSVIFVDPRDF; from the exons ATGTCGGTGAAGATAGCGTCCGAGTTCTTGCCAGAGCTGCCACTTACAGCAGTGGGGAACTTGGTGGCGGTGAGAGAGTATGAAGGGAGAGATAAGGTGGCGGTGGAAGTGTTGGAAAGACAGTGTGAAGTGGGGCAGCAGGAGCAGGGCAAGGCCTCGCTTGTCACTGACTTAATGGGCGACCCCTTGTGCCGAGCCCGCAACTTGCCATTACACATCATGCTG GTCGCGGAGTATGGAGAAGCAGAGATTGTGGGGGTGATAAGAGGGTGTGTAAAAACCGTGACAAGAGAGAATTCAGTGTACGTAAAGTTGGCTTATATTATGGGGCTACGGGTCTCCCCCACCcacag GAAGCTTGGAATTGGCACAAAACTGGTTCGAAAATTAGAAGAATGGTGCAAGCTAAATGGTGCAGAGTATGCATACATGGCCACCGACTGCACCAACGAGGCCTCTATCAATCTATTTACCAAAAAATGTGCATACATGAAATTTCGCACGCCCACCATGCTAGTGCAGCCTGTCCATGCTCACAAGAAAGCAATTGAGTCAGGCCATGCAATAGTTAAACTCACACAACAAGTTGCTGAATCAATTTATCGTGCCATCTTTGCGAATTCAGAGTTCTTTCCTAGAGATATAGACAACATATTACGGAACAAGCTCAATCTGGGCACATTCATGGCTCTCCCAAAGAAGTTCCTTCCTAAATGGGATCCAAAAACAGGCAGTCTTCCCCCAAGTTTCGCAATCCTAAGTGTGTGGAACACCAAGGAAGTGTTCAAGCTGCAAGTGAAGGGCGTGTCGGCCTTAACGTACTTGTGCTGCATGGGGACTAGGTTGTTGGATGCATGTATGCCATGGCTAAAGTTGCCTTCATTTCCCGACGTTTTCAGACAATTTGGGGTGTACTTTTTGTACGGGCTACACATGAGAGGTCAATATGCATCACGTCTCATGAAGTCCCTATGTGCGTTTGCACATAACATGGCTAGggatgatgttggatgtggggCCGTGGTGGCCGAGGTGGGCCAGCGGGACCCAGTTCGGGAGGCAATCCCTCATTGGAAGAGATTTTCTTGGGCTGAAGATATGTGGTGCATTAAGAAGCTTGTAGATGCGAAGCAAGATGCAAGTGATCATGAAAAATGTGAGCCATCTGATAATTGGATCAAATCCCAATCGTCTTCATCAGTGATTTTCGTTGATCCACGTGACTTTTga